ACAGTTATTGTGCAAGTGATACACGACCATGAAATTTTTGACTACACTAACGAAATTGATTATTTGACCTTTGCCAACCAAGAACTTGCCGTGCGAGCTCAAACGCTCTACCCGCCCTACTACCGCTTGGTCCAACTAGAATTGCAACACACCAAAGAAGCTCAAGTTGAAAAAGACGCTAACATACTTGCAGAACAACTCATGGAAACAGGAACAACTCTGGGCCTGAATGTTATTATTTTAGGGCCAACTTACCCAATCATTCAAAAAATTCAAAAGATTGAAATCAGACATATATACTTAAAAAGTAAAACATTTAAAGAACTACACCAACTAATAACCAACGTTAACCGAGAAAAGATAAAAAGTACCGTTCATATCTCAGTTAGTTAGTAATGTTGAGAGGGTTTCAATGTTTAAGAAAATGGTCTTTTCACTCATCATATCAGTCCCATTCACCAACCATGTCATACCAGCAGCAAGCCCAGAAGTAAAACTAAGAGCACTCCTCGATTCTGGGGTGTCAGTTCATGAGCCAGACGCCACTGGCCACTTTCCTCTGCATTGGGCCGCCATTTTTGGTTATGACTGG
This is a stretch of genomic DNA from Candidatus Babeliales bacterium. It encodes these proteins:
- a CDS encoding ankyrin repeat domain-containing protein, whose translation is MFKKMVFSLIISVPFTNHVIPAASPEVKLRALLDSGVSVHEPDATGHFPLHWAAIFGYDWAVKLFLERGAKPTAVNKSGKTALDLALEIGHSEIAKILEQAEQTS